Part of the Prunus persica cultivar Lovell unplaced genomic scaffold, Prunus_persica_NCBIv2 scaffold_137, whole genome shotgun sequence genome, CAGCCCTGTTGTCAGTGCATTGGAAGTCTAGTTGGAAAGAATAACAGTGTCTGATTCCTAGTGGTTCCTCCAAAACAATTCCTGCCCCAGAAGCTATATCAGTTTTTGATCCATCAAAGTACAACTTCCAAGGTGTGAGGTGGACTGAATAGATGGGATTGTTAAGGCAAGTATGGGCTCTAGTCAACAGATATGCATTTGCTATATCCAAAGAGTCCATGTTTTCAATCTCTTCCCCTGGATGATCTGCTAGAAAATCTACTACAGCTTGTcctttgacagctttctgAGGAACATATCTGAAAGAAAATTCTATCAAAGCCAGAGTCCATTTTCCAATTCTACCGCTCAACATTGGCCTTgttagcatgtatttgattaggTCTATCTTGGCGATGAGGTAGATGGTAAATGGCAGCATGTAATGTCTGAGTTTCACAGCAGTGAAGTATATGCTAGACAAGCCTTTCATTGCAAAACTTTGCAGCCATGAATTGGNNNNNNNNNNNNNNNNNNNNNNNNNNNNNNNNNNNNNNNNNNNNNNNNNNNNNNNNNNNNNNNNNNNNNNNNNNNNNNNNNNNNNNNNNNNNNNNNNNNNTGGTAGGAAAGAGAAGTTTGCCATCTGTTCTGACAAGAAGGATAGAGATAGAAGTCAATTCTGCCATAATCACTGAAGATGACTAGAGAAATCCGATCATAAATTACTTGTAGTATCCAACCCTGCCCTCTAAGAAAAGAATCAGAATCATGGCTTTAAACTACCTTATGTGGAATGGagatttggtccgaaaaagCAAAGATGAGGTGCTTCTAAGGTTCTtaggaaagaaagaatacaTGAAGGTCATGGGAGAGACCTATGAAGGAATCTGTTGAGCTCAtcaaggaggaaaaaaaatgtgttggttaattaggagatatggctacttctggccaacTATGATGAAGGATTTCATTGACTATTCCAAGGGGTGTGAGGCTTGTCAAAGGCATGGTCCAATCCAGCAGGCTCCTTCAGTTCCTATGAATCTAGTAGTCAAGCCATGGCCTTTCAGATGATGGGCAATGGACCTCATTATCAAGATCTATCCAGCCAGCAGCAAGCAGCACTGTTTCATCATTGTAGCTACAGATTATTTCACCAAGCTTGTTAAATCCACTacatctcaagagatcatcactTTCATAGAATAGCAGAATATACAAAGGTTTGGCATTCCAGAATCAATCACAACTAACAGGGgatcttctttcatatctggAGAGATGCTAGATATAGCAGAAGCGTTCAAAATCAAG contains:
- the LOC109946404 gene encoding uncharacterized protein LOC109946404; translated protein: MKGLSSIYFTAVKLRHYMLPFTIYLIAKIDLIKYMLTRPMLSGRIGKWTLALIEFSFRYVPQKAVKGQAVVDFLADHPGEEIENMDSLDIANAYLLTRAHTCLNNPIYSVHLTPWKLYFDGSKTDIASGAGIVLEEPLGIRHCYSFQLDFQCTDNRAEYEALIIGLEMLVELGIQYVEILGDSMLVLKQIAGEYKCLSPSLAVYLVAAKNLLTEFREASWEHIPRDSLWTLLMQKHRV